The following are encoded together in the Babylonia areolata isolate BAREFJ2019XMU chromosome 18, ASM4173473v1, whole genome shotgun sequence genome:
- the LOC143291889 gene encoding uncharacterized protein LOC143291889 yields the protein MSERQTAAERSCYVDLSGHALCQSDVQRPDWPQTENTHPDNTSHGPAARQSPVQEADWPQINTTPHPITTTFHVPVTEENAIPASTKQQAPSDTTPLQPTTDTAAEGSGLDKWIRDLNQSLLLPQASPAARILLLTNALQMCDHLVQQLTDDYSQTEMLLKTLMRKNQPTEEQQRKEQRKVLRSFAPELRSVNRRLERVRGMREQLQSRLRQLVASPDLLQPLLPFQIQQTTERWWARPHRPSRMCKDLVSVLLSLVVFMLLLMPPIGLGRVTLFLELVWVVYFMAVNWPGVTSKGALRAFLGVCTRFMAVHWVSITFLAVYVVWITFVVVQDIWSTLMVVHGIWITLMVVHGIWITFMTVLGIWINIMTVLRVYKTSLVYGVCITILAVIGIWAVYEVCIIYKEEYGFLIFFIAVPWVWMTSVSMLRVWMTFLAKHEV from the coding sequence atGTCCGAGCGGCAGACTGCAGCTGAGAGAAGCTGTTACGTGGACCTGTCGGGCCATGCGTTGTGTCAGTCTGATGTACAGCGGCCGGACTGGCCACAGACCGAAAacacacaccctgacaacacCAGCCACGGCCCTGCTGCACGCCAGTCTCCTGTCCAGGAAGCAGACTGGCCACAgatcaacaccaccccacaccccatcaccaccaccttccacgTCCCAGTTACCGAGGAGAACGCCATACCAGCGTCGACAAAGCAGCAGGCACCGTCCGACACGACCCCTCTCCAGCCAACCACGGACACTGCAGCAGAAGGCTCTGGCTTGGACAAGTGGATCCGGGACCTCAACCAGTCCCTCCTGCTGCCCCAGGCCAGTCCCGCAGCGCGTATCCTTCTCCTGACCAACGCCTTGCAGATGTGTGACCACCTCGTCCAGCAGCTCACAGACGACTACTCTCAGACAGAGATGCTGCTGAAGACCCTCATGAGGAAAAACCAACCCACGGAGGAACAGCAGAGGAAAGAGCAGAGGAAGGTGCTTCGCTCCTTCGCCCCGGAGCTGAGGTCGGTGAACAGGCGTCTGGAGcgggtgagggggatgagggagcagctGCAGTCCAGGCTGAGGCAGCTGGTAGCCTCCCCTGATCTTCTCCAGCCGCTCCTCCCTTTCCAGATCCAGCAGACAACAGAGAGGTGGTGGGCCAGGCCGCACAGACCCAGCAGGATGTGCAAGGACTTGGTGTCCGTGCTCCTGTCCTTAGTTGTCTTCATGCTGTTATTAATGCCTCCTATTGGCCTTGGTCGGGTTACGCTTTTTCTAGAGCTTGTTTGGGTGGTATATTTCATGGCTGTGAATTGGCCCGGTGTAACATCCAAGGGTGCGTTACGTGCCTTTCTTGGGGTCTGTACAAGGTTCATGGCAGTGCATTGGGTTTCGATAACGTTCCTGGCAGTGTATGTGGTCTGGATAACTTTTGTGGTAGTGCAAGACATCTGGTCAACTTTGATGGTAGTGCATGGCATCTGGATAACTTTGATGGTAGTGCATGGCATATGGATAACTTTCATGACAGTGCTTGGGATCTGGATAAACATCATGACAGTGCTTCGTGTCTATAAAACTTCCTTGGTGTATGGGGTCTGCATAACTATCTTGGCAGTGATAGGAATCTGGGCAGTGTATGAGGTCTGCATAATTTACAAGGAAGAGTACGGATTCTTGATATTTTTCATTGCAGTGCCTTGGGTCTGGATGACTTCCGTCTCAATGTTAAGAGTCTGGATGACTTTCCTTGCAAAGCATGAGGTCTGA
- the LOC143292182 gene encoding testis-specific serine/threonine-protein kinase 6-like, with protein MAKSSEAGDTMAPPVEACSAVKAKTVTSSHRHEQDLHDAALLLSDRGYRLGPKLGKGSYAKVRVTERQRDHKLLAVKIIDRAKAAADYVNKFLPRELAICLRLNHRHIMGVQEIIQTRTLVCVVMELAERGDLLEHIKRNGAIPDFDSKRMFKQISEAVGYLHDRKLCHRDLKCENVLIRRDRTIILTDFGFARALRTDQDLSKTFCGSAAYASPELLRGKAYRPRLNDVWGLGCILFVMVTGCMPFHDSNVKKTLQRQLSGRVFFPPNVVDVIPATCKSLIHSMLEPKTTLRLDIHGVLGSRWLCSGY; from the exons ATGGCCAAGTCCTCGGAGGCCGGAGACACCATGGCGCCTCCCGTGGAGGCCTGCTCGGCGGTCAAGGCCAAGACGGTGACCTCCAGCCACCGCCACGAGCAGGACCTGCATGATGCCGCCCTGCTCCTCAGCGACAGGGGCTACCGGCTGGGGCCCAAGCTGGGCAAG GGCAGCTACGCCAAGGTGAGGGTGACGGAGAGACAGCGGGACCACAAACTGCTGGCCGTCAAGATCATTGACCGGGCCAAGGCCGCTGCCGACTACGTCAACAAGTTCCTGCCGCGAGAACTGGCCATCTGCCTCAGG CTGAACCACCGGCACATCATGGGGGTCCAAGAGATCATCCAGACACGGaccctggtgtgtgtggtgatggagcTGGCCGAGAGGGGGGACCTTCTGGAGCACATCAAGAGGAACGGCGCCATCCCGGACTTTGATTCCAAGAGGATGTTCAAAcag ATCAGCGAGGCGGTGGGCTACCTGCACGACCGCAAGCTGTGTCACCGCGACCTCAAGTGCGAGAACGTGCTCATCCGCCGGGATCGCACCATCATCCTCACCGACTTCGGTTTTGCGCGGGCTCTGCGGACCGACCAGGACCTCAGCAAGACCTTCTGCGGCAGCGCGGCCTACGCCTCCCCGGAGCTGCTGAGGGGTAAGGCCTACCGGCCCCGCCTGAACGACGTGTGGGGGTTGGGCTGCATCCTCTTCGTCATGGTAACGGGCTGCATGCCCTTCCACGACTCCAACGTCAAGAAGACCCTGCAGCGGCAGCTGTCCGGCCGGGTCTTCTTCCCGCCCAACGTGGTAGACGTCATCCCGGCCACCTGCAAGAGCCTTATCCACTCCATGCTGGAGCCCAAGACCACCCTCCGCCTGGACATTCACGGGGTGCTGGGCAGCCGCTGGCTCTGCTCGGGCTACTGA